The nucleotide sequence ACCTGTCACGGCGCTTCTCCAAGAAGCGTTGAAGCGAGTGCCTCCTTGCAATCGGAAGCTCTGCATAAAAATGGAATTTCTTACTTCCAGTGAGTAATACAAAGCACAGACACAAACCTCATGCATCAGTATTTAATGAAAACCAAGGAAGAAGGTGGCCTGACCAGCTTGCAGCTTGCAGAGGGAGCTGCCTGGGTTGGGAGCAAGCTGGGGTTGCTTTGGCGAACCGTCTGTCACAGCCGAGGAACTGAGAAATGACAAAGTCCTCGTGAGCGCTGGTGCAGCTGGCGCTGCCACTGCAGTTGTGGCTGCAGCAGCAGCCGGGCCAACTACCACCGGGGAATGGGCGGCAGCAGCTGCGGCAGCAGTTCTAATGGCAGAGGTCCTCGCCGCCACTGCCGTGGCAGCAGTGTTATTGGTGGAGACCCTCGTGGCTACGGCCATTGCCGCAGCGATGAGCATGATGGCCTGCGCCTGCTCCGGTATCCAACAGAACAAATCCGATGAGACCACATTAGATACAAAAAGGCCGCCATGTATGCACATAAATCGATTAAAGGGCTCACCTTTTCAGGGGGGACGGAGTCATAAACGTTGATGGTTCCTCCATAGAACATGATGAGCTGCGGTCCCGCCGTAGAGCTTGGCTTCAGCGTCGGCATCGGCGAGTTCCTCAAAAACCATCCACAGAACAATTAGGCGAACACCATCAACACACGCATCAAACAAGAAACTTTCAGCAATTAAGCAGCAGAAACTTGTCAGATCCAGAGAAGTGGGAGATTATGTGGTCGCAATTTAACCCTACACGTACAGGGAAGAGATTGAATCAACCTAATCTCGCCAATTCCTAAGATTATGATCCGAAACCGATAATCTTAGACCACTATCATTGCTCCAGACCTAGAAGAACAAATCGAACGAAAAAAACCGTTCTTTTCTCTGTAATTTAAAGCAAAATTGGCCCACTGCTCAATTCGCTCGCGAAACGAACCATCTGTTACCTGATGCCGACCTCGGTTGCGACGGAGGAGCCTTTCGGGGCGAGATGGGCTGCCCTCGCGTCTGCCGCTGCCTTCTCGGTGTCGTTCTCGGATCTATCGCCGGAAACCGGCTTGCTCTGCGCCTCGAAGTGATCCATAGGCGCACACCTCTCCGTTCTTCGGAAGCCCGAAGCCGAACAACGAGGAGGCACAGAAGGGGGAAGGAGAGAGCGACGAGACGACGATTGATGGAAGCAATaatagtattatatatatatatatatatatatatatgcagtagACATATTTCTTTAGGCGGACGTGGGAATTGAGGGATGGATTCAGGGTACGCGGATCCAACATCGGGACTGGATCCGAATCCCAACACACATACGAATCATTAAGCTCGAATCTAATTCCTACAAATCATTGAATCAATCAGTCTCAAATTGAGACTTGACGGACATGTCATATAACATGACATCACAAAGATAGTCGATAATAGATGATCTCTTTTCTCTTGTTGGATTTTGACTTGTGCTTTCCAACTAGATCCGACCCGATAACACTCTTAACCGTCACTTTCGAGGACCGAGACGACGAGGCCATTAGCACACAAATAAAACATGTGTGGAAGAGAAAGGATAAGATGAAGTGAATGGCTCGATTAGATGGGACGAAAAAGAGGTTTGGAAGATGGAAATGGTCAACAACAGACACGATTAACTCACTCAAACAAGGATATAGGAAGAACATGTAGATGCAATAATTGGACATATAAATACTGAATTCATGGATGATATCAGTGGGAATATATCACCAATCATTACAGTAGTTTCAACACAGAGAACCCAAAGCTTAGCTTGTAATTGGTTGGCTCAATCACCTCTGGAGACCAAAGTTGTTGATGTCCCTATAGAAGCATGTGGAACATTCGCATGATCTTGAATTGTCTCTAACATGATTTGATAATGAACCTAAACCAGCTCAAATTCCTGTACCACAAAGTAGGTTCAGATCAGGTAATCATATCATCTCATGTGCATGACAAATGAAACAAATGACCCTTATCACAAAGCAGGTTCAGCTCAAATTCATGTAAAATTCGAATATGAGACTTCATACACCTTAAAGTTCATAGGACAAAAAGAGGTTATTTTGAGACCCTTATACTTATTATGCCTAGCATTGAATGGGTTGGGTATTTACCTTATCAACTATCAAATCAATGGTTCTCTATTTGAAATGAATGCAATATGTTAAAAATACTAACATGAGATGATTCATCTATTGTTAATAGTTAGCAGACCACACAAAGAAAACTAGATCAGGAAGATGGATGTGCTGTCTGAAACATACAAAGTATTGTACAAATTCTTAGATGGTAAACTTTGGAGACAACAAAACAATGAAAGGGAGAGGAGGGGGATTAAGGGACACAGTTCCTGATTAGCATGTTTATGAGCATTAAAAGTTTAGAGTTTCTACAAGCTTTTGATTGTAAGATAATTCAAATTCAGTTCATGAACTTACAAGAAATTCAATTGCAGTCTATATATACATTTTTTGGTAGAGGGTGTAAAGCATAATGGTCATGTGTTGAACAAAATGAAGAGAATCATCATCaaatttaattggtcttatcagGGTGTTCTTCAAAATTCTCTTAATGATTGCATAGCCATATATATCATGACCCTCAAGACCATAGGATACCAATTAGAACACCAAAACTGACTCTATTAGACTGGATGCACAATGTCTATGCCAATTTTGAGCCCACTAAATCATGGTATGGgcacttgataaaaaaaaaaagggtgaaagaaaactattttcaaaTAATTGGTGATTAAAGTAGGCAGATGAACAGTCAGATTTCTACAGCTGCTGAGAACATAGATAATACATATATAATTGTAAGCTCTTGCAGCATGACTTGAGATTGTTATCTTCTTTTATGCAATAGAATTAACTTGTCTTGAATTAGCTCCTCATATCTTGGAGGTTCTTCTCTCTCTTAAAGTAGAGAAGCCTCTCTTCTTTGGAGAGGCCATATCCTAACAGTTACAGTTATAGAATAAAATAACAATACTATCTACCttaggaaaaagaaaaagcacCAGAGGAGATGGACAGCTTAATAGCTCCCAAATCCCAGCACGCTATCACACAACAAAATCCAATACTTAGAAGTAAGTTTAGATTTCCACCTAAGAACAAAACTAACTCATGCAATGTTTACTCCCAACAAGCAGTCACACAACAAACCATTAGAGATTGAGGTTTCAGATCTTGGAACAAAACAACAACCCTCTATTCCCGAAGCACAAGAATAACACAATGCATACAAGAACAAAGAAGAGGGGAAGCTCACACCAACCTGAAGAGAGCTGTGTCATGTCACCCATGAGTAGCAGCGCAAGAAGAGTCGCAGGATGACAGCGAATTCCAACAGCACCAAGAAGCCGCCTTTATTCTCTCTGGGCAACGAAATGGGCCGTCGAAACCTGGAACAGagccacacagagagagagacagagagaggtgaCGAGGTGGCGGAGGCGTGGCTCCATTAAGGTTAGTGTCTTGGCGCGCTTGGTGACACGCTTGGCGTCATCCGGTGATCATGACCGTCCGCGTGGAACGTTGCGGTTTCACCTTCGCCAGATGCCCCCGAGCCCGCGCAACAGGGTGCATTCAGATTCGTGCACCTTTCGGGTGTTGACGTCGTCCGATTCGTCGAGAACTTCGTGATTCGTGCCCATCCGTTGTCGTGTTGAACTCGTTGTATGATTAGAGAGTAAGATTACTCATGTAATGCAAAAGCAACAGAGACAGAGTCGAACCTTTTGTCACACCGAGCGAAAGAAGAAGGAAGACGATGTCATGTGGTGCTCTGCGTTACCTTTTGATACTGAGACCTGCCTGTAATGCTAATTTGTACCAGCAATATGCTAAGCTTCGGTTTGTTCTTGATATTGCATTCAGAGGCAGTGTCCTCAGTCTGGATGGTCCTTGTTGCAGCAGTGAGGTGCTTTCGGATTGGCGTTTACGGAAAGAGAGTCTCTTTTCTACTCTCCACTGCCTTGTCCCAGTGAGCTCCTCCATGGCTCCATCCCATCTCTGTTCTTTCTTCCTGTTCTGGAATGGATCTTTAGCACCATCATCAGTTGGGCTTTgagttccctctctctctctctctctctctctctctctctctgaaatgatacctaactttttgcttcttatgGATATTGCAAGATTTTCCAGTCTATGAGGCTGATTTGATCTGTGGCATGATGGTTGTGGAATCACAAGTGTTACAGAGATCTGGTAGCCAAATTTCTGGTGAACATGGGTTGGTTCAGAGTGGGGTTTAGGGTGATTTCTGGGCTTTGCTTGGTGGTCTGTGTGGGTGGGATTGGTGCTAAATGGGGGACGCAGGCGAGCCACCCTCTACCACCACAGACAGTGGTTCAAATGCTCAATTACAATCGGTTTCAGAAGGTGAAGCTGTTTGATGCTGGCGAGGGGACTGAGTGCACTGAGAAAGAGTGGGTTGGAGGTGATGGTTGGCATCCCTAATGGCATGCTTGCAATGCTGGCCACCAGCATGAAAGCAGCACAGAACTGGGTATCCAGGAATGTCTCTGAATACATCTATGGTAGAGTGCACATCAGGTACTTCTCCAGTTCTTGTTCTATCATGCTCTATCTCTGTGGTTTATCTAGTTCTTGAACACATTTGTGGAGGTGAAAAGAACAAAAGAATAATAATTCCAATTTCCCTTGAGTTCTTTATAGAAGGATGGGCATTGAGATTATAACTTTGGTGGGTTAAACAAAACACACCTAATTGATGGTTGATCTTCTGTTTGAAAGGCAAATCACCTTGAAATCAATCTCCCTTCCAAGTGAAAATGTGCTTGTTCTTAGAGCTTACTCAGTGTTGTATTTCCTCTAATCTGAGAGTGTTTCCTGCAGCtaggaaaaataaatattaacagaAAAGACAGTACTTATTATAGACAGCTAAAATATAATCTATGAACAAGTAACTCCTTTTCTTTTTTGGAGCATTCATGCATTACTTGCCATTAACCTATCTTGGTTGGAACAAacatattctctttttttttatccctCTTCATTATCAGGTAATGTATCCCGGTGTTCATTTGACTTGGTGTGCTTCATTCAGATGAAGATATTCCTTCTAAATGTTAACATGTATCACAACATATTACATGTATCATCAAATTTTATATTTGTCCAAAGAGCAATGGTCAGAAAATACATATCTATGGTTCTACCTTTAACTCCTAATCCAAGTCACTAGTTGGAAAATGCACAAATAAGTCTCCACAGCTAgtttattattttcctttttttttggtcTGTGATTGATGCAATCTTTGTCCAACAATATTTTTTTGTATAATTGAATATAATTGCTTCTACCATGCTAGGTTTCTTtactgtttgttcattatttatcttttataaataatatatttcttcAGAAGTAGTTTAACATTGCGATAATCAGATCTAGCAATTAATGATAGTGATCACAGATTCATGGTTCTGACTGTTTTTGCATCTTCAAAATCCTTTGTTTCATAGTTCCCCTGTGGCCTGTAAAGCCTCACCAAATTTCATGCACTTCCATGTCCAGAAATGTGTTCTGAATCAGATCTAGAGTCCTGCTTTTTGGACTGACATTTCTTAAATTTCAATTCTATTTGAATGCTTAAAGCTTTGAACCCAGTATGTTTTAGCATGTAATTTTGGCCTACAACTTGACCTATTCTACTCTCACTGACTAGTAAAACTTCATAAGAAAATCTTATTCTGAATATTGGTAACTATGTTGATGCTTGTTGATTCTTATCTTACCTGAAGAATTGCTCTTATCACAGTTGGAAATGAACCTTTCTCGGAAACATACAATGGGAGCTTTCTGCAAACTACATTCccagccctccaaaacattcaagGAGCTCTCATCGAGGCTGGTCTGAGTAGCCAGGTCAAAGTCACTATCCCTCTCAATGCTGATGTTTACCAATCATCAAGTAGGAGACCATCCGATGGGGATTTCCGAGCTGACATCCATGATCTCGTGCTTACTATCGCGAAGTTCCTTAGCGACAATGCAGCTCCCTTCACTGTCAACATTTACCCGTTCATCAGCCTCTACGGAGATCCAAACTTTCCAGTGGATTATGGTTTCTTTGAGGCAAATTCTGTGCCTGTTATTGACGGTACAACTAACTACACCAACATGTTCGACGCAAACCATGATACTCTCATTTGGGCCCTGAAGAAGAATGGATACAGAGATCTCCCTATAATTGTTGGTGAGATTGGCTGGCCAACTGATGGTGATATGAATGCAAACACTCAGTATGCTCAACGATTTAATCAGGGATTCATGAACCACATCTTGATCAATGAGGATGAAAAGAGCATCCGGCCAGGAAATTTCGAGCGGCACAGAATGTTCAGTATCTCGACAAGAAATGGTGCGTCCTCAAGCCTTCAGTCAGCCAGCCTCGACGATTCAAGGATGGCTCCAAGTGCAAGCTATGCTTGTGCCAATGCTGACTGCACGAGCCTTGGTGATCTGGATGTATGAGGCAACGTTAAATATGCATTCAATAGCTACTACCAGAAGAATGACCAAGACAGAAAGAAACAAATATCAGCAATACCAAATTACCAAACAAGACGGTGACAATGAGAATTAAGTTTCCAGAGACAGAAACAACTGTGTTCATTATGCTACTTTTAATATCAGCAATAATGTTGTGCAGATGTTTTGCGAGTGATGATTAGTTCACAAAGTAAGTACATGACAGAGGCTTGAGATAACCTCATCACAGCTAATATATGTTCATGCACTAAGATAGGTAGATTCTTCTGTACGTTGTAATACAGACATTAGGATACTAGCAACGTACAGGGATTTAACTACATCTAGAAAAGAGATCAACATCGGCAAGATACCGTTAACAAGGGACGCACCGTCTATTGCCAAGGCTGCAGTAGAAATTTATTAAGCGGGCAAAAAAATAGTTTCCGTTGCCGGGACTCGAACCCGGGTCTCTCGGGTGAGAGCCGAGTATCCTAACCAACTAGACTACAACGGATCTGGTTTTATATTTCAGTAGAAATTTATATAATAATCTAATAGCTATACaatttcaagaagaaaatatGAACAGCGTGTCAAGCAATCTCCACACGCATGACTCAAAATCCGACAAAATCTCCAATTATATCGTGACCTGATAACAGTGGCATCGACGTATAGATTTGTAGATGGAGAGTCCTGCATCGATATCCAACTGTGAAATAAGCATCTGATAATTTGGGGATAAGCTTCGATTTGGTGGTACGTTTATCAAATCAAAGTAATCTGATATGATTCTTCCGGATGGCTACGGGATTAGCTTTGATCTTTTGCCCACATCCGTTCTCTGTGGATATAATATGCATAACAAATAGTACAGGAATTGCAGCAAGATGTACATCTTTTATTCCTCTCAAAcaaaaaaagaggaggaaaataACAACATATGAATTTTTGTATGTACCTTTACTGTTTAAGCTGACCAAGGTTTGCgatgaaaaaaaaagggggggattAATGGGTTATAAACTAAACCTGCAATTTATCTTCAGAACAAGGTTTGGAATAATGAGTGATAGAAACAATGGACAGTACTTAATCCACAATTAACAAATGCTTATGAACAGTTTACAATTATTCCAACAGATACTGCTGAAAAAATAAAGGCAACTTCAATTGATCGCCAGGTGTTCTTGGGCCAAATGGTAGAGGTGAAAGCACCCGCCTACACAATATATTCTTGGCACGACATCTAACAGTGTCCCAAGTTCTTTGTTGTTTCTAAAAACGGCTGTAATGgctaatgaatgaatgaatgaatagtACAGTGAATAAATAGGCCAAAAACAACAAAACTTAGCTCATTGCATTGGTGCGAAGATTAAAGAAAGAAAGTTTGAAGGAAAATGCAATCCATACAATGATTAGGAAATGAGATGGTTTACGATGCACATGTTAGAGATTTAGTTTATATGGCATGATTACATACTGAAGGGCCAGCATTCTTTAGAGAAGAAGCAGTGTAGACAAGATGATTCAAAAAGTTCGACATCCGACAGACGACTGAATGCCACCACCCTCTATCACCGGAACTGAACTCTCCAGATACACCAAGATGGAAGAGAatgagaaataaataaataagcaaaACTAACTTGATCTTAGATTCTGGAAGGTAGAAGCCCTCAGAAGGATCATCTTTCAAGGTACATACATATCACAAATCTAATTAAGACCAAGACCATGACTCCAAATAAGATAGTGAAACCAAGGAGACCATCCACATAGTGTATAACAGTTGCTTGATGATCTAAGAAACAAATAAACACAACTGAACTACTACATAAAAGTCTTCATGACGAAACAGCAACCAACAGAACCAACCTGCAAGTACCATCACAACTGGACCTGGCCAAACATTTGAACATTTCCGTGAAAGAGATGCATAGAGAACCAGTATAAGCCAAGATACCAGATGCATATAACTTAACCTTGCGACACTGACTCAACTTAGATCACATGAAGATGGAGAAACTCATTGATGGCTGCAACTATAGGACACATGACTGACCACAAACAACCAACCGTGCGACGCTGACGACGACTTTGAACCTTCTTGACCCTCACAACAGTCCTAGGACTCACTGTAACATAACCACATATTGTATCAATGCATGATAGAAAATATGGCAAGAGAAGCTAAAGTGGAATTTTTAGGAATACTGATATCTTGTAAAAGAATACAAGGAACTTTTTTCTGTACTTTATATTCACAATAATTACTACTCAAACCCAACATAAGAAACAAGCATAAGTACATGTGTTTACAATAACGAACCTGATCATCCTCACTGGATGTCAACCCATGAGATATTGAGTGAGATGGTTTTTCTGCACCACAGTTCTGCCGGTTACACTTGGTACGGAACGGATAATTTATGTTGTTACACTTTTCGCACTTCCAGCTGCCCTCTGGCATTTTTGGTTCTGCAGTATAGGCAAAAACACAATTAAACCAAAGTGCTGCTGATGGAAAGCTCAAACCAAGATGTCAGGACAAAGAGGATTAGCCAGTGAAGGGCATGAACCAAAGAAGCCCAGAAGTTATTCTCCTCATCATGCATCAACATTAAGAATAAGGTGATAATAAAGACAATCCAATACCAcagataattttttaaaagcatTTTTTTGGTTTACGATGTGTTAAAAAAGACCCGTGATGTATGCTCAAAAGGCACAAAGAGAATTGGACTTACTGGAACTTTTTGAATTCTCCGATTTTGAGCCCTGCACAACAGTTGAGAAAAATAAAGGTCAGTAAAGGTTAGCATTTATTATAGATCTGAGCATAAAGCAAGAAGTACAAGCATTCACAAGGAGAAAGGGGAAAAACAGGAAGCATGGAGCTTGAAATTGGCACGAGTGAAAAAATTTCAAGTGTTTCCTGATAGTATATTGGTATTCCATCACAATCCAGATACAAAAAAATTGCTTcagtatattatattatattataaaaaaaactgcacatgtgtgtgtatgtgagagagagagagagagagagaacagttaTATGATGACAAATGATGAGATAGGGAAATTACAAAAAAGCAAATACACGTAACAGCATTCAAACATGCGCAGCAGTGATGATTGTTGATAAAAGCTAGCACATTCAAGTACAAAAAGCACATCATATGGCTAAAACACACAACAACAAGTATTTCATCAAGAGAAAAGGGACTGAAATCCAATGTACTCAAACCTGGCTTCCAGGTCTTGGAGTGTTGCACTTCCTCATGTTACAAACAGTTCGAAAAGAGAAATTATTGTTGCCACAATTAGGGCATGTCCAATCATTCTCACGTCCTTCACCTGTAGCATAtgaaaaataaagagataaaaccTTGGTAATTATCTCAATAATTCACTTGAAAATCAAAATATCAGAACAAGAACCTGTGTTCTTGTTTTGAGAACTTTCATCAGAATATGCTCCAGACCTGGCTCCCTGCAGAATTTTCAGCGGACATTATAGAGTTGTGAATTTACAGGAAATATAAACAAATTTGCAACTCTTAAGAAGGTGATGGGTCGAAAATATCAATTAAGGCATTCTTAGGATAACATACATACAGGACACAGTGTTCCTAAATACAACTAGTGAAATTCAAGTATAGGAACAGGCTAAACCATGAGGTATAAAAGCTTACTTTGATAGAACTTACCATTGCACCATGATCCATAGGCATACCCAAGCCATATCTATCCACCATAGGAGGCATACCATACATACCAcctaataaataagaaaaagttaGAACAGACATAGACATTAAACTGGCACAGATAAAGGAAGTGAAAAAGAACATCAAATTCGGTATCAACAGGCTTCTAGTCATTTGACTAgagtcaaaaataataataattaagaaaAACAAACACAAATTGATATCCCCTCTCCAAATTgaagaaaattggaggccttgaaCATCCATGATATGAAATTGTAATTCTCAACAATTTGTGTATTGTATTAGGCTTTATACCACTAAATTGTAATTCTTCAAATTGTAATCCTTGAACATCCAGTATATTGGTAGATCTTTTATACCACCCAACGGTAAGTGTAATAGGCTTTCCAACTTGCTAAAATTTGTGTATATAATAAAACTTGCAATTTGATAAAATGTGTTCCTATCAGAAAACATTGTCATGATCATCGGAAAAATGAATGGTAAAAGTTACTGGCTTACTTTGAAAAAAATAATTGCATAGGCAAAGGTCACTACCTGTTCCCATCATAGATCCACTAGAATAAGGTGGAGGTCCAGACATATGGAATGGTCCATATGGACTCCCAATAGAAAGGCGACTGCCATACTCATAATGATAAGCAGAGCCTCCAGAGAAAGGCATATCATAAGGAGGCAGTGCTGGACCATTAAAAAAGGAAGACCCGTATGGTGGAGCACGAAGATACATTGAAGATGGAGTACCATAACCCATATAGCCAGCTGCAGAGGAGTAAGGGGGTGGAGCTTGCATAGGCTTCGGTGCAGACTTCTGGACAATAACAATACTAGCACATAAGTATGAAAATACAGATTCTACCCATCAAAAGGAGGAAAACAGAATTGTGACTGAAGAATTATTGTTTCAGTTCCTGCAATGTCAGTGAACATCTTTTACATGCCCAGAGCTTatcaaaaaggaaaaaacaaaacATAAGCCTTAAGCTTTATGAAAGTGACCGACAAAatgaagagagagccactaaaagaaaatatgaaaaaaaaaaaagcatcatgATGACCTCTTGCACAGTT is from Musa acuminata AAA Group cultivar baxijiao chromosome BXJ3-8, Cavendish_Baxijiao_AAA, whole genome shotgun sequence and encodes:
- the LOC135644064 gene encoding ranBP2-type zinc finger protein At1g67325-like isoform X1; this translates as MSQVDNRSSSAGKRARTDGGRREDDWTCPSCGNVNFSFRTTCNMRNCAQSRPADHNGKSAPKPMQAPPPYSSAAGYMGYGTPSSMYLRAPPYGSSFFNGPALPPYDMPFSGGSAYHYEYGSRLSIGSPYGPFHMSGPPPYSSGSMMGTGGMYGMPPMVDRYGLGMPMDHGAMGARSGAYSDESSQNKNTGEGRENDWTCPNCGNNNFSFRTVCNMRKCNTPRPGSQGSKSENSKSSKPKMPEGSWKCEKCNNINYPFRTKCNRQNCGAEKPSHSISHGLTSSEDDQVQL
- the LOC135644064 gene encoding ranBP2-type zinc finger protein At1g67325-like isoform X2 — protein: MSQVDNRSSSAGKRARTDGGRREDDWTCPSCGNVNFSFRTTCNMRNCAQSRPADHNGKSAPKPMQAPPPYSSAAGYMGYGTPSSMYLRAPPYGSSFFNGPALPPYDMPFSGGSAYHYEYGSRLSIGSPYGPFHMSGPPPYSSGSMMGTGGMYGMPPMVDRYGLGMPMDHGAMGARSGAYSDESSQNKNTGEGRENDWTCPNCGNNNFSFRTVCNMRKCNTPRPGSQGSKSENSKSSKPKMPEGSWKCEKCNNINYPFRTKCNRQNCGAEKPSHSISHGLTSSEDDQ
- the LOC135644065 gene encoding protein TIFY 3-like gives rise to the protein MDHFEAQSKPVSGDRSENDTEKAAADARAAHLAPKGSSVATEVGIRNSPMPTLKPSSTAGPQLIMFYGGTINVYDSVPPEKAQAIMLIAAAMAVATRVSTNNTAATAVAARTSAIRTAAAAAAAHSPVVVGPAAAAATTAVAAPAAPALTRTLSFLSSSAVTDGSPKQPQLAPNPGSSLCKLQAELPIARRHSLQRFLEKRRDRVVSKAPYATDKSSDGIKAASEGQL